A genome region from Eurosta solidaginis isolate ZX-2024a chromosome 2, ASM4086904v1, whole genome shotgun sequence includes the following:
- the LOC137242780 gene encoding transmembrane protein 222 isoform X2, whose product MGGEEQPACLANLPPIDFENDRYPYCIVWTPIPVLTWLFPMIGHMGICTSSGVIRDFAGSYFVSADNMGFGKPTRYLRMHPKEVEGGREAWDEAVAKASVIYGTRMHNLFLDNCHSHVATALCGMRYNRRTNWNMIGLAFNMFFFGKYVGCLGFIKTWLPFFIALSLCFFLGFFL is encoded by the coding sequence ATGGGTGGCGAAGAACAACCTGCTTGTTTAGCCAATTTACCGCCAATTGATTTCGAGAACGATCGTTATCCCTATTGTATTGTTTGGACACCTATTCCTGTCTTGACTTGGCTGTTCCCAATGATTGGCCATATGGGAATTTGTACTTCATCTGGTGTTATTCGTGATTTTGCTGGATCATATTTTGTGTCTGCAGATAATATGGGATTTGGCAAACCAACTCGTTATCTACGTATGCATCCGAAAGAAGTCGAGGGTGGCAGAGAAGCTTGGGATGAAGCGGTGGCTAAAGCATCTGTAATCTATGGTACACGTATGCACAACCTGTTTTTAGATAACTGTCATTCTCATGTAGCCACAGCACTTTGTGGTATGCGTTATAATAGACGAACTAATTGGAATATGATTGGATTGGCCTTTAACATGTTCTTTTTTGGTAAATATGTTGGATGTTTGGGTTTCATCAAGACATGGTTACCATTTTTTATCGCTCTATCTCTTTGTTTTTTCCTTGGATTTTTTCTATGA
- the LOC137242780 gene encoding transmembrane protein 222 isoform X1: MATNTTENKEHPIRIPTAAAVVDINTMGGEEQPACLANLPPIDFENDRYPYCIVWTPIPVLTWLFPMIGHMGICTSSGVIRDFAGSYFVSADNMGFGKPTRYLRMHPKEVEGGREAWDEAVAKASVIYGTRMHNLFLDNCHSHVATALCGMRYNRRTNWNMIGLAFNMFFFGKYVGCLGFIKTWLPFFIALSLCFFLGFFL; encoded by the coding sequence ATGGCGACAAATACTACTGAAAATAAAGAACATCCCATTAGAATACCAACAGCCGCTGCAGTTGTTGACATTAATACAATGGGTGGCGAAGAACAACCTGCTTGTTTAGCCAATTTACCGCCAATTGATTTCGAGAACGATCGTTATCCCTATTGTATTGTTTGGACACCTATTCCTGTCTTGACTTGGCTGTTCCCAATGATTGGCCATATGGGAATTTGTACTTCATCTGGTGTTATTCGTGATTTTGCTGGATCATATTTTGTGTCTGCAGATAATATGGGATTTGGCAAACCAACTCGTTATCTACGTATGCATCCGAAAGAAGTCGAGGGTGGCAGAGAAGCTTGGGATGAAGCGGTGGCTAAAGCATCTGTAATCTATGGTACACGTATGCACAACCTGTTTTTAGATAACTGTCATTCTCATGTAGCCACAGCACTTTGTGGTATGCGTTATAATAGACGAACTAATTGGAATATGATTGGATTGGCCTTTAACATGTTCTTTTTTGGTAAATATGTTGGATGTTTGGGTTTCATCAAGACATGGTTACCATTTTTTATCGCTCTATCTCTTTGTTTTTTCCTTGGATTTTTTCTATGA